One window from the genome of Nostoc sp. TCL26-01 encodes:
- the mobV gene encoding MobV family relaxase, whose protein sequence is MAYAIARIKKLKRSNLAGSEAHTARERETPNADRSKKNIRFIGNNSSTETLDQLVIDKIGQQQRKIRPDAVYAVEILLTASPEYFRPDCPTKAGYYEADKVRAWLFASQQWLQDNYGSRIVRAELHLDEATPHIHAYFVPLDDNGQLRAKHFFDGRQKMRQFQDSYSAATEHLGLERGIKGSKAQHQDIKDFYSIVNAGIEPNSFLTQSQMQAKAADRERAQTRKQELERTAKALVQENELLQQRIQELEASKNQWLQQATLLRELALEDVAWQLGLDRDHSQANRWKGHGHIINIDKSKFYDFAPGHQKGGGGAIDLVMHVNDCDFKKAISWLHDRFGESGVMRAAIAKTQKEVIEIAQQQPRPQFTPPVADENQWLSVQNYLTKKRGLPNYLVSALKESGLLYADERKNAVFGMRSLTGEVMGAFVRGTVGEDNTFMGYAKGTKRADCWFYLRLGVQASDENDEIQRVILCKSPIDTLSVAALEMEIHNGEPPDRTMYLAVDSPQSLPLEFLLSIKRIGVTFDNDELGNEAAHAVKELLPQAKIVMPDESDWNQQLLALLERERLEQKPRSRGLRR, encoded by the coding sequence ATGGCTTACGCGATTGCTCGAATTAAAAAACTCAAGCGCAGCAATTTAGCAGGCAGTGAAGCGCACACAGCTCGTGAACGAGAGACACCCAACGCCGACCGCAGCAAAAAAAATATCAGATTTATTGGTAACAATTCATCAACAGAGACATTAGATCAGCTGGTAATCGACAAGATAGGACAACAGCAACGGAAGATTCGCCCTGATGCAGTGTATGCCGTAGAAATTTTGCTCACCGCCAGTCCGGAGTATTTTAGACCAGACTGCCCAACGAAAGCAGGATATTACGAAGCTGATAAAGTACGCGCATGGCTGTTTGCATCTCAGCAGTGGCTACAGGATAATTACGGCTCACGCATTGTCAGAGCCGAACTGCACTTAGATGAAGCCACACCCCACATCCATGCTTACTTTGTCCCCTTAGATGACAATGGACAACTCAGAGCCAAACACTTCTTCGACGGTCGGCAGAAAATGAGGCAGTTCCAAGATTCCTACTCCGCCGCTACAGAACATCTAGGGTTAGAGCGTGGGATTAAAGGCAGTAAAGCCCAACACCAGGACATCAAAGACTTTTACAGCATAGTCAACGCCGGCATAGAACCCAACAGCTTTCTCACCCAGTCCCAAATGCAAGCCAAAGCTGCCGACCGGGAGAGAGCGCAAACCAGGAAACAGGAACTAGAACGCACTGCCAAAGCTTTAGTACAAGAGAATGAACTGTTACAACAGCGAATTCAAGAATTAGAAGCCTCTAAAAATCAGTGGTTACAGCAAGCAACCTTACTGAGAGAGTTGGCATTAGAAGATGTGGCATGGCAGTTAGGATTAGACCGTGACCACAGCCAAGCGAATAGATGGAAGGGTCACGGTCACATCATTAATATAGATAAATCAAAATTTTACGACTTTGCCCCTGGTCATCAAAAAGGTGGCGGTGGTGCGATTGACTTGGTAATGCACGTCAATGACTGCGATTTTAAAAAAGCGATCTCCTGGTTACATGACCGATTTGGAGAATCGGGAGTGATGAGGGCAGCCATAGCCAAAACTCAAAAAGAAGTAATTGAGATTGCCCAACAACAACCAAGACCCCAATTTACACCCCCGGTAGCAGATGAAAATCAATGGCTCTCAGTGCAGAACTACTTAACTAAAAAAAGAGGACTGCCTAATTATTTGGTGTCAGCCTTGAAAGAGTCAGGATTACTGTATGCCGACGAGCGAAAAAATGCTGTGTTTGGGATGCGTTCTCTGACTGGGGAAGTTATGGGTGCATTTGTGCGCGGCACAGTAGGAGAAGATAACACCTTCATGGGTTATGCCAAAGGGACAAAACGGGCTGATTGTTGGTTTTATCTTCGGCTGGGTGTCCAAGCCAGCGATGAAAACGATGAAATTCAGAGAGTGATTTTGTGTAAATCTCCCATTGATACCCTGTCAGTGGCAGCACTGGAGATGGAGATACACAATGGAGAACCCCCAGACAGAACCATGTATTTGGCAGTGGATAGCCCCCAGTCCTTACCGTTAGAGTTTCTCCTCTCAATCAAGCGAATTGGAGTGACTTTTGATAATGATGAGTTGGGGAATGAAGCGGCTCATGCTGTCAAGGAGTTGCTGCCACAGGCGAAAATCGTTATGCCTGACGAATCTGATTGGAATCAGCAGCTTTTGGCTCTCCTGGAACGGGAGAGATTAGAACAAAAACCACGTTCAAGGGGGTTAAGGCGTTGA